A genomic segment from Vanessa cardui chromosome 30, ilVanCard2.1, whole genome shotgun sequence encodes:
- the LOC124542281 gene encoding RNA pseudouridylate synthase domain-containing protein 1-like: MAVTKLHEDDDYVIVNKPYDMFINSNDESEKNTVACRIASHDSHLSTSVNPLHFVQRLDYSTSGVLCIAKNKKAAARVGRLFEKRLTRKYYMAVLRRHPPFEVADIKYAIGVDPSEEGAHRMRAVRAASPTCPARAAHTRVLTLESGTYCGEPASVVLLKPITGRSHQLRVHCMTIGHTILGDYTYSNRADTAPHRMFLHATRLVLPFQSNTLDIQTEEPFFADEQFASKWESEKVFFKYRSREDFVSVCDVIDENRIDGLRYQEFCFQE, encoded by the exons ATGGCCGTCACAAAATTACACGAAGATGACGATTATGTTATTGTCAATAAACCATATGATATGTTCATTAATTCAAACGATGAGAGTGAAAAG AACACAGTAGCTTGCCGCATCGCATCGCACGACTCCCATCTATCAACATCTGTGAATCCTTTACATTTCGTCCAGCGTCTTGATTACTCGACCAGCGGTGTTCTTTGTATAGCCAAGAATAAAAAGGCTGCAGCCAGAGTAGGCAGGCTGTTCGAGAAGAGGCTGACGAGGAAATATTACATGGCTGTCTTACGACGGCATCCACCGTTTGAGGTGGCGGATATTAAATACGCAATCG GAGTAGATCCGTCGGAGGAGGGCGCGCACCGGATGCGAGCGGTGCGCGCGGCGTCGCCCACGTGTCCAGCGCGCGCGGCGCACACGCGCGTCCTGACACTGGAGTCGGGCACCTATTGCGGGGAGCCCGCCAGCGTGGTGCTGCTCAAACCCATCACAG GTCGCTCTCACCAGCTGCGGGTGCACTGCATGACGATTGGTCACACGATCCTCGGCGACTACACATACAGCAACAGGGCTGATACCGCGCCACATAGAATGTTCCTACACGCTACTag ATTAGTGTTACCATTCCAAAGTAACACGTTGGACATCCAGACGGAGGAACCGTTCTTCGCGGACGAGCAGTTCGCGTCCAAATGGGAGTCTGAGAAAGTTTTCTTCAAGTACAGAAGTAGAGAAGATTTCGTGTCCGTTTGTGACGTCATTGATGAAAACCGAATCGACGGGCTGCGGTACCAGGAATTCTGTTTTCAAGAATAA